Genomic window (Marinobacter fonticola):
CTGCTCTTGCTTGCTCAAGGTCGACGGCGTGAATTCGTTCGTCACCCATTTCTCGGCCGCGTCGGAATACTGGTCGGCGCCGGCGTGCATACTGAACCCGATACTGAGTGCGCCAACCGCAGTGCTCAGCAACAGGGCCCGCGGATAGTTCTTATTGTTCAACATATCCAACCTCGTCTCTGTATTGTTAGTTTTGTCGACCTTCGGGCCGTCGCCAGCCCCATTTCCATCCATAGGCCCGTGCTTGAGGCAACCGCCGGGACACAGATCGAAAACCCTTCGCTCTCGTTTGCGATTACTTTCCAAACAATAGTTCGTTTTTTAAACACTAGTTCGTTTGCGAAAAACATACAATTTCGAACGTACGCTCCAGCGTCTTTCAGTACCCCTCTTTATCGTGGCTTTTTATCATTCCTTTTCATCGCCCCTATTCATCATTCCTTTTCATCATTCCCTGTCATCACCCCCTTTTCATCATTCCTTTCAGCCCCAGCGAAGAAGGACGCCCAGCCAAATCACCGAGAGGGCCAAGGCTATCCACAGGGACAGTTCCGTTAATCCCAGAAAAGCCAGATGGATATAGGCGCTGCTGACCAGGCCGATGAACAACCGGTCGCCCCGCGTGGTCGCAATGGGCAGGAAGCCCTTGCGCTCAACACATGGCGAAACCACTTCGAAAACAGTCATCGCCAGTAAAATGGCGCCGATAACGGCAAAGAAGATTGCGGTCGGTAGGGTCCACTGCATCCAGGCAATCATTGCGAGCCTCCTTAAACCCGACCCAGGGCAAAGCCTGTGGCCACATGGTTACGTACAAACCAGACCACCAGCAGGCCAGGAATAATGGTTAGCACGCCGGCCGCAGCCAGCACGCCCCAGTCGATCCCGCTGGCGCCAACCGTACGCGTCATGATGGCGCCGATCGGCTGGGCATCCACCGACGTCAGCGTTCGCGCCAATAGCAACTCCACCCAGGAAAACATGAAGGCAAAGAAGGCCGACACGCCGATACCCGAACGGATCATCGGGATAAAAATCTTGATGAAGAAGCGGGGAAAGCTATAGCCATCGATATAGGCCATCTCGTCATATTCCCGCGGCACCCCCGAGATGAAGCCTTCCAGAATCCACACCGCCAGCGGCACATTGAACAGGCAGTGGGCCAGCGCTACGGCAATGTGGGTATCGAACAAACCGATCGAGGAATACAGCTGAAAAAAGGGCAGCAGGAACACCGCCGGTGGTGCCATACGGTTGCTTAACAGCCAGAAGAACAGATGTTTGTCGCCTACGAACTTGTACCGGCTGAAGGCGTAAGCCGCCGGTAGCGCAACGATCAGGGTAATGACGACGTTGATGGACACGTAGATCATCGAATTGATGTAGCCGGAATACCAACTCGGGTCCGTGAAGATCACGGCATAATTGTCGAGGGTGAAAGTCTTCGGCCACAGCGTCAGCGAACTCAGAATTTCCTGATTGGTCTTGAACGACATGTTCAGCAGCCAGTAAATCGGCAGCATCAGGAACAAAATGTAGAAGGCGATGCCGAAACCTTTGCGTTGATTCATCTTCATGATGGCCCCTACTTGTCTCTATCCGGATAGGTAATGGCGGTAAAGAACAGCCAGGAGACCAGCAGCACGATCAGGAAATAAATCAGCGAGAACGCTGCTGCGCGGCCGATATCGAACTGCCCCACGGCCATGGTGGTCAGCGTCTGGCTCAGGAAGGTGGTTGAGCTGCCCGGCCCGCCACCGGTGAGCACGAAGGGCTCGGTGTAAATCATGAAGCTGTCCATGAAGCGCAGCAGCACGGCGATCACCAGCACGCTTTTCAAGCGTGGGAGCTGGATATAGCGGAAGATCGCCCAGCGCGAGGCGCGGTCAATCTCCGCCGCCTGATAGAACGCCTGAGGAATCGCCCGCAACCCGGAATAGCACAGCAGCGCCACCAGCGGCGTCCAATGCCAGACGTCCATAAGCAGAACCGTAAGCCAGGCATCGACGGTATCGGCGGTATAGTTGTAGTCGAATCCGATTTCGTTCATGGCCCGCCCGAACAAGCCAATATCACCGCGGCCGAAAATCTGCCAAATGGTGCCGACGACGTTCCAGGGGATCAGCAGTGGAATCGCCAGCAGGATCAGGCACAGAGATGCCCGCTTACCGGCCGTCGGCATCATCAGCGCGACGCCAATACCCAACGGAATCTCGATCAACAACACAGCGGACGAAAACAC
Coding sequences:
- a CDS encoding DUF2160 domain-containing protein, with product MIAWMQWTLPTAIFFAVIGAILLAMTVFEVVSPCVERKGFLPIATTRGDRLFIGLVSSAYIHLAFLGLTELSLWIALALSVIWLGVLLRWG
- a CDS encoding carbohydrate ABC transporter permease gives rise to the protein MNQRKGFGIAFYILFLMLPIYWLLNMSFKTNQEILSSLTLWPKTFTLDNYAVIFTDPSWYSGYINSMIYVSINVVITLIVALPAAYAFSRYKFVGDKHLFFWLLSNRMAPPAVFLLPFFQLYSSIGLFDTHIAVALAHCLFNVPLAVWILEGFISGVPREYDEMAYIDGYSFPRFFIKIFIPMIRSGIGVSAFFAFMFSWVELLLARTLTSVDAQPIGAIMTRTVGASGIDWGVLAAAGVLTIIPGLLVVWFVRNHVATGFALGRV
- a CDS encoding carbohydrate ABC transporter permease, whose protein sequence is MKKIPNNKAWWLVLPVFLLVAFSALIPLMTVVNYSVQDIFGPNSAYFVGIDWFRDVLRNEALQESLGRQIVFSSAVLLIEIPLGIGVALMMPTAGKRASLCLILLAIPLLIPWNVVGTIWQIFGRGDIGLFGRAMNEIGFDYNYTADTVDAWLTVLLMDVWHWTPLVALLCYSGLRAIPQAFYQAAEIDRASRWAIFRYIQLPRLKSVLVIAVLLRFMDSFMIYTEPFVLTGGGPGSSTTFLSQTLTTMAVGQFDIGRAAAFSLIYFLIVLLVSWLFFTAITYPDRDK